A window of Calypte anna isolate BGI_N300 chromosome W, bCalAnn1_v1.p, whole genome shotgun sequence contains these coding sequences:
- the LOC115600037 gene encoding olfactory receptor 10AG1-like, whose translation MPQRKGLENHTAGPAFILLGFSDHSSLQGLRFTVFLLIYLVVLTGNSLIALITVVDSSLHSPMDFFLRNLSFLEICYTSVTLPKMLVGFLMGDGRISFLGCAAQLYFLDSLGSIECLLLAAMAYDRYTAICDPLHYSLIMSRGLCVTLLVGSWMVVVPVQVVQTYQVFTLPFCASHDLHHFFCDVPPLLELACADAFWNQVTLYTIILVFAVLPFSLIVLSYTKIIRAVLKMPSVVGRHKACSTCSSHLGVVTLFYGSAAVFYVKRCSRDSVDTDKYHALFYTVVTSVFHPFIFSLRNKEVRIALKRLLWTK comes from the coding sequence ATGCCCCAAAGAAAAGGCTTGGAGAATCACACTGCTGGACCTGCATTCATTCTCCTGGGATTTTCTGACCACTCCAGCCTGCAGGGCCTGCGCTTCACAGTCTTCCTGCTCATCTACCTGGTGGTCCTCACAGGGAACAGCCTGATTGCACTCATCACAGTGGTGGACTCAAGCCTCCACAGCCCCATGGATTTCTTCCTGAGGAACTTGTCCTTCCTGGAGATCTGCTACACATCAGTCACTCTGCCAAAAATGCTGGTGGGTTTCCTGATGGGAGATGGCAGGATCTCCTTCCTTGGCTGTGCTGCCCAGCTCTACTTCCTGGATTCGCTGGGCAGCATCGAATGCCTTCTGCTGGCTGCCATGGCCTATGACCGCTACACAGCCATCTGTGACCCTCTGCACTACAGCCTCATCATGAGCAGGGGGCTCTGTGTCACACTGCTGGTGGGATCATGGATGGTTGTTGTACCAGTGCAAGTAGTTCAGACATACCAGGTGTTCACTTTGCCCTTCTGTGCATCCCACGACCTTCATCACTTCTTCTGTGATGTTCCTCCTCTGCTGGAACTGGCCTGTGCAGACGCTTTCTGGAACCAAGTGACTCTGTACACCATCATCCTGGTTTTCGCagtccttcccttttccttgatAGTTCTTTCTTACACTAAAATTATCAGGGCAGTTCTGAAAATGCCTTCAGTTGTTGGCAGACACAAAGCCTGTTCCACCTGCTCCTCACACCTTGGGGTGGTCACTCTCTTCTATGGCTCAGCCGCAGTGTTCTACGTCAAGCGATGCTCAAGGGACTCTGTAGACACTGACAAATACCATGCCCTGTTTTACACAGTTGTGACCTCTGTGTTTCACCCTTTCATCTTTAGCCTGAGGAACAAGGAGGTGAGAATTGCCTTGAAGAGACTCCTATGGACAAAGTGA